A window from Actinomycetospora corticicola encodes these proteins:
- a CDS encoding sugar porter family MFS transporter: MTTDQPVGPGGPSVSSGTGAPPKTSAKAILVSIVAAVGGFLFGFDSSVINGAVDALNNQFDLTNSPLLSGFAVACALLGSAVGAWFAGPVADRYGRVRVMLIAAALFAISSIGSGLAFAVWDLIIWRILAGVGIGIASVIAPAYIAEIAPAHIRGRLGSLQQMAIVLGIFVALLSDALLAGVAGGAANEFWLGLEAWRWMFIVGIIPSAIYAILALRIPESPRYLVAKGQLEKAGEVLHSVEGSRSMESVQRKIGEIAESLRRDVKPSLRDLSGERFGLKPIVWVGILLSVFQQFVGINVIFYYSTTLWQAVGFSESQSFLASVINGLINVISTVVAILIVDKVGRRPMLLAGSLGMTITLLVMAVSFSQSMPAVSESGEATVALPGAWGPIALVAANLFVVSFAITWGPVVWVLLGEMFPNYLRAAALSVAAAAQWIANFLITVTFQSLADVGLTLAYGLYTAFALISFVFVYRAVAETKGKELEEMVA, translated from the coding sequence ATGACCACTGATCAGCCGGTCGGGCCGGGGGGCCCGTCGGTCTCCTCCGGAACCGGGGCACCGCCGAAGACGTCGGCGAAGGCCATCCTGGTCTCCATCGTCGCTGCCGTCGGCGGCTTCCTGTTCGGCTTCGACTCCAGCGTCATCAACGGCGCGGTCGACGCGCTGAACAACCAGTTCGACCTCACCAACAGCCCGCTGCTCTCCGGCTTCGCCGTGGCCTGCGCCCTGCTGGGCTCCGCGGTGGGCGCGTGGTTCGCCGGACCGGTCGCCGACCGGTACGGCCGGGTGCGCGTCATGCTCATCGCGGCCGCGCTGTTCGCGATCAGCTCGATCGGCTCCGGTCTCGCGTTCGCGGTCTGGGACCTCATCATCTGGCGCATCCTCGCCGGCGTGGGCATCGGCATCGCCTCGGTCATCGCCCCGGCCTACATCGCCGAGATCGCCCCGGCGCACATCCGCGGCCGCCTCGGCTCGCTGCAGCAGATGGCGATCGTGCTCGGCATCTTCGTCGCCCTGCTCTCCGACGCCCTGCTCGCCGGGGTCGCCGGCGGTGCCGCGAACGAGTTCTGGCTCGGGCTCGAGGCGTGGCGCTGGATGTTCATCGTCGGGATCATCCCGTCGGCCATCTACGCGATCCTCGCGCTGCGCATCCCGGAGTCCCCGCGCTACCTCGTCGCGAAGGGGCAGCTGGAGAAGGCGGGGGAGGTCCTCCACTCCGTGGAGGGCTCCCGGTCGATGGAGTCGGTCCAGCGCAAGATCGGCGAGATCGCCGAGTCCCTGCGCCGAGACGTGAAGCCGTCGCTGCGCGACCTCTCCGGCGAGCGCTTCGGCCTCAAGCCGATCGTCTGGGTCGGCATCCTGCTGTCGGTGTTCCAGCAGTTCGTCGGCATCAACGTGATCTTCTACTACTCGACGACGCTGTGGCAGGCGGTCGGGTTCTCCGAGTCCCAGTCCTTCCTGGCCTCGGTGATCAACGGCCTGATCAACGTCATCTCGACGGTGGTCGCGATCCTCATCGTCGACAAGGTCGGTCGTCGGCCGATGCTGCTCGCGGGCTCGCTCGGCATGACGATCACGCTGCTCGTCATGGCGGTGTCGTTCTCCCAGTCGATGCCGGCGGTCAGCGAGAGCGGCGAGGCGACCGTGGCGCTGCCCGGGGCCTGGGGACCGATCGCGCTCGTGGCGGCGAACCTCTTCGTCGTCTCGTTCGCCATCACGTGGGGCCCCGTCGTCTGGGTGCTGCTCGGCGAGATGTTCCCGAACTACCTGCGTGCCGCCGCCCTCTCGGTCGCGGCCGCCGCGCAGTGGATCGCGAACTTCCTCATCACGGTGACGTTCCAGTCGCTGGCGGACGTGGGCCTCACGCTGGCCTACGGCCTCTACACGGCCTTCGCCCTGATCTCCTTCGTCTTCGTCTACCGGGCCGTGGCCGAGACGAAGGGCAAGGAGCTCGAGGAGATGGTCGCCTGA